In Urechidicola croceus, a single window of DNA contains:
- a CDS encoding 5'-methylthioadenosine/adenosylhomocysteine nucleosidase gives MIGIISAMQEEIQALLDNLHNITITEKGKRKYYSGILFNKEVVLVFSRWGKVASAATTTQLINDFDLKEIIFTGVAGAIQPHLNIGDVVIGKNLYQHDLNAQPFYDKFEIPILKKKYLKAKEHSQLLSSTTFFLNEYFEFIDKSEAQEFNITHPKVIHGDIASGDQFISSKEKIAYLNSELPSTLCVEMEGAAVAQVCYEYNVPFSIIRIISDKANDNAEIDFSRFANTVASNYALGILKNYLV, from the coding sequence ATGATAGGAATTATAAGTGCAATGCAAGAAGAAATTCAAGCATTACTTGATAATCTTCATAATATTACAATTACTGAAAAAGGTAAACGAAAATATTATTCTGGCATCCTTTTTAATAAAGAAGTAGTACTTGTTTTTTCTCGTTGGGGAAAAGTCGCTTCAGCCGCAACAACAACTCAACTTATCAATGATTTTGATCTTAAAGAAATTATCTTTACTGGGGTTGCTGGAGCTATACAACCTCACTTAAATATTGGCGATGTAGTTATTGGTAAGAACCTTTACCAGCATGATTTAAATGCACAACCTTTTTATGATAAATTTGAAATCCCTATTCTTAAAAAGAAGTATCTAAAAGCAAAAGAACATTCACAACTATTGTCATCTACCACTTTTTTTTTAAATGAATATTTTGAATTCATTGATAAATCGGAAGCTCAAGAGTTTAATATTACACATCCAAAAGTAATTCACGGAGATATTGCTAGTGGAGATCAATTCATTTCATCAAAAGAAAAAATTGCATATTTAAATTCTGAGTTACCGTCTACATTATGTGTTGAAATGGAAGGTGCAGCAGTTGCACAAGTGTGTTATGAATATAATGTTCCGTTTTCTATTATTAGAATAATTTCTGATAAGGCAAATGACAATGCCGAAATAGACTTTTCTAGATTTGCAAATACAGTTGCTAGCAATTATGCTCTTGGCATTTTAAAAAACTATTTAGTCTAA
- a CDS encoding BatA domain-containing protein yields the protein MHYKHPEILYALLLLIIPIIIHLFQLQRFKKTPFTNVKFLKRIELKSRKSSQLKKWLILLTRLLVFTSIIIAFSQPYFSNFDEHQEYNTILYLDNSLSMQAKGERGEILKKVTQDIIENFNSTKNISLITNDKIFRNLNNKSLKNELLRLTHSANQLDFKSILLKANQLKSTESNTLNKIILISDYQSNIDVKKYDVTNVNSPISLINVTPKKIQNISIDTLFISNQNNQNITLKVVINNTNINQENVAISLFNNTILTGKTTSSLSENTPSEVEFKISSEENFNGKIVIEDENLQFDNTLFFCISKPEKINVISIGKNANYLSKIYTKSEFNFSQKNLNSLDYNSIQNQNLVILNELDNIPNSLTNTLKSFLENGGNICVIPSQNISIESYNVFLNKLNLGSISSQVKNDLKVTTINYDHPILKDVFEKKVQNFQYPSINQYYKTLLSNSSKIISLENHETFISEIKKQKGSVYWFASSLENSVSNFKNSPLIVPILYNFGKFSFKIPQLYYTNGLENTIEIKTQIQKDEVLKLKNDSEEFIPIQQVFYNKVKITTTEQPHQNGFYNILRNNKSLRNVAYNYNRSESELKYSNITELFKESENISISNSVKETFINLNKQQEIKSLFKWFLALAVLFLLLEILILKFFKV from the coding sequence ATGCACTATAAGCACCCTGAAATTTTATACGCTTTACTGCTACTTATCATTCCGATAATAATACATTTATTTCAACTACAACGTTTCAAAAAAACACCTTTTACAAACGTAAAATTCCTAAAGAGAATTGAGTTGAAATCTCGCAAAAGTTCTCAGCTAAAAAAGTGGTTAATTTTACTTACAAGATTACTTGTATTTACATCGATAATTATAGCATTTTCTCAACCATATTTTTCAAATTTTGATGAGCATCAAGAATACAATACAATTCTATATTTAGACAATTCTTTAAGTATGCAAGCCAAAGGCGAAAGAGGAGAAATTTTAAAAAAAGTAACACAAGATATTATTGAAAATTTCAACTCAACCAAAAATATTTCTCTAATTACAAACGATAAAATTTTCCGAAATTTAAACAACAAAAGTTTAAAAAATGAACTCTTAAGATTAACTCACTCCGCAAATCAATTAGATTTTAAAAGTATTTTATTGAAAGCCAATCAATTAAAATCAACTGAATCTAACACTTTAAATAAAATTATATTAATATCTGATTATCAATCTAATATAGATGTAAAAAAATATGATGTTACAAATGTAAATTCACCAATTTCACTTATCAATGTCACTCCAAAAAAAATTCAGAATATTTCAATTGACACTTTATTTATATCCAACCAAAATAATCAAAATATTACCCTAAAGGTTGTAATCAATAACACAAACATTAATCAAGAAAATGTTGCCATTTCACTTTTTAACAATACTATTTTAACTGGTAAAACAACCTCATCACTTTCAGAAAACACACCTTCTGAAGTTGAATTCAAAATTTCATCCGAAGAAAATTTCAATGGAAAAATTGTTATTGAAGATGAAAATTTACAGTTTGACAACACTCTATTTTTCTGTATTTCAAAACCTGAAAAAATCAACGTAATTTCCATCGGAAAAAACGCCAATTATTTATCAAAAATCTACACAAAAAGCGAATTTAATTTCAGTCAAAAAAATTTAAATTCTTTAGATTATAATTCAATCCAGAATCAAAACTTAGTTATTTTAAATGAACTTGATAATATTCCTAATTCACTAACCAACACTCTAAAATCATTTTTAGAAAACGGAGGTAATATTTGTGTCATTCCTTCACAAAACATTTCTATCGAATCTTATAATGTATTTTTAAATAAATTAAATTTAGGAAGTATTTCTTCTCAGGTAAAAAATGATTTAAAAGTAACAACCATTAATTATGACCATCCAATATTGAAAGATGTTTTTGAAAAGAAAGTTCAAAATTTTCAATATCCGAGCATTAATCAATATTATAAAACATTACTTTCTAATTCTTCAAAAATAATATCACTTGAAAACCATGAAACTTTTATATCCGAAATAAAAAAACAAAAAGGTTCTGTTTACTGGTTTGCAAGTTCTTTAGAAAATTCAGTATCAAATTTTAAAAACTCACCTTTAATCGTCCCAATCCTTTATAATTTTGGGAAATTTAGTTTTAAAATCCCACAATTATATTATACCAACGGTCTTGAAAATACAATTGAGATAAAAACTCAGATTCAAAAAGATGAAGTCTTAAAATTGAAAAATGATTCCGAAGAATTTATTCCAATACAACAAGTCTTTTATAATAAAGTAAAAATAACAACGACTGAACAACCTCATCAAAATGGTTTTTATAATATTTTAAGGAATAATAAATCATTGAGAAATGTAGCATATAACTACAATCGTTCGGAAAGTGAACTAAAATATAGCAATATAACTGAATTATTTAAAGAATCAGAAAATATCTCAATATCAAATTCAGTTAAGGAAACATTTATTAATTTAAACAAACAACAAGAAATCAAATCACTTTTTAAGTGGTTTTTGGCTTTGGCTGTATTATTTTTGTTGTTGGAAATACTTATTCTAAAATTTTTTAAAGTATGA
- a CDS encoding DUF4870 domain-containing protein, which yields MENTTINEGKTTAIISYFWLIGLVIAFIMNANKKNSFASFHIRQMVGLTLLSILNGWIVGKFFGTMAAGIVGFGLFVLWIIGFIGAIQGEEKKIPLLGDQFQEWFRNM from the coding sequence ATGGAGAATACAACTATAAACGAAGGAAAAACAACTGCAATAATTAGTTATTTCTGGCTCATCGGGTTAGTTATTGCATTTATTATGAATGCTAATAAAAAGAACTCTTTTGCTTCATTTCATATAAGACAAATGGTAGGATTGACTCTACTCTCTATATTAAACGGTTGGATTGTTGGTAAGTTTTTTGGAACAATGGCTGCTGGAATCGTTGGTTTTGGACTTTTCGTATTGTGGATAATCGGTTTTATTGGAGCTATTCAAGGTGAAGAGAAAAAAATTCCATTATTAGGAGATCAATTTCAAGAATGGTTTAGAAATATGTAA
- a CDS encoding alpha/beta hydrolase produces the protein MTKKLSLEYIIRQPIKKTENPPLLILLHGYGSNEQDLFSFASELPEELLIISARAPLTLGAGAFAWYTIHFDMNNGKFSDTEEAIDARDKIATFIDEIKETYNTNPEKTFLLGFSQGTILSYAVALNYPNKVQHVIALSGYLNLDLIPKETNEDLYKNLDFFISHGTVDQVIPVEWAQNAQPFLSKLNIKHSYQEYMVGHGVAPQNFYAFKKWIEERL, from the coding sequence ATGACCAAAAAACTTTCATTAGAATACATTATACGACAACCAATAAAAAAAACAGAAAACCCTCCTCTATTAATTTTATTACATGGCTATGGCAGTAACGAACAAGATTTATTTTCATTTGCCTCTGAACTACCAGAAGAATTACTAATTATTAGTGCGCGCGCTCCTCTCACCTTGGGTGCTGGTGCTTTTGCGTGGTACACTATTCATTTTGATATGAATAATGGTAAATTCTCAGATACTGAAGAAGCCATTGATGCAAGAGATAAAATAGCCACATTTATTGACGAAATAAAAGAAACGTACAATACAAACCCAGAAAAAACATTTTTATTAGGGTTTAGCCAAGGAACCATTTTAAGTTATGCTGTAGCTTTAAATTATCCAAATAAAGTACAACATGTTATTGCTCTTAGCGGTTATTTGAATCTTGATTTAATTCCAAAGGAAACAAATGAAGATTTGTATAAAAATCTTGACTTTTTTATTTCTCACGGAACCGTTGATCAGGTAATCCCCGTAGAATGGGCGCAAAATGCACAACCTTTCTTATCAAAATTAAATATTAAACATTCATACCAAGAATATATGGTTGGTCACGGAGTTGCTCCACAAAATTTTTACGCATTTAAAAAATGGATTGAAGAGCGACTTTAA
- a CDS encoding dihydroorotase — MNVLIKSAVIIDKNSSFHKKKCDILIEKGMITKIATSIKNDQKFREIELENLHVSNGWFDTSVSFGEPGYEDRETIDNGLKTASRSGFTAVAVNPNTTPKIDNKSAVEFLINKANGNITNLYPIGNLTKNAEGIEMAELYDMQNSGAVAFGDYNKPISNANLMKVALLYAQNFNGLVMSFPQDNSIARDGLANEGENSTKLGLKGIPALAEELQISRDLFLLEYTGGKLHIPTITTATSVRLIKDAKKKGLDVSCSVSAHHLTLTDTELHGFNANVKVTPPLRTQKDVKALIKGVEDGTIDMITSDHNPIDIEHKKVEFNNAKFGTIGLESLFGVLSNKISIEKLINCLSENPKNRFGLKATSINEGEIADITLFNPNIESIFTESNILSTSKNSAFLNKKLYGKVYGIIAKNKLAIN, encoded by the coding sequence ATGAATGTACTTATTAAATCAGCAGTAATCATTGATAAAAATAGTTCATTTCACAAAAAGAAATGTGATATTTTAATCGAAAAAGGAATGATTACCAAGATTGCCACAAGCATTAAAAACGATCAAAAGTTTAGAGAAATAGAACTTGAAAACCTTCATGTTTCAAATGGATGGTTTGATACAAGTGTAAGTTTTGGTGAACCGGGTTATGAAGATAGAGAAACTATTGATAATGGATTGAAAACTGCTTCAAGAAGTGGATTTACTGCCGTTGCAGTTAACCCAAATACCACTCCAAAGATCGACAATAAATCTGCCGTAGAGTTTTTAATAAACAAAGCAAATGGTAATATTACAAACCTCTACCCTATTGGTAACTTAACCAAAAATGCAGAAGGAATTGAAATGGCGGAATTGTATGACATGCAAAATTCTGGAGCCGTTGCTTTTGGTGATTACAACAAACCTATTTCTAATGCCAACTTAATGAAAGTGGCACTACTCTACGCCCAAAACTTTAACGGTTTAGTAATGAGTTTCCCACAAGACAATTCAATTGCTCGTGACGGGCTTGCTAATGAAGGTGAAAATAGCACAAAACTTGGATTAAAAGGAATTCCTGCACTAGCTGAAGAATTACAAATCTCTAGAGATCTATTTCTACTAGAATATACTGGAGGGAAACTACACATTCCGACAATAACTACAGCAACATCTGTAAGGTTAATAAAAGATGCCAAAAAGAAAGGTTTAGATGTTTCATGTAGCGTTTCCGCACATCATTTAACATTAACTGACACTGAATTACATGGGTTTAATGCTAATGTTAAAGTAACACCACCACTTAGAACACAAAAGGATGTAAAAGCACTTATTAAAGGGGTTGAAGACGGAACAATTGATATGATTACAAGTGATCACAACCCTATAGATATTGAGCATAAAAAGGTCGAATTCAATAATGCCAAATTTGGAACTATTGGATTAGAAAGTTTGTTTGGAGTATTATCTAACAAGATTAGTATTGAAAAATTGATAAATTGTCTTTCTGAAAATCCGAAAAACAGATTTGGCTTGAAGGCAACTTCTATAAATGAAGGTGAAATAGCAGATATTACACTATTCAACCCAAATATTGAATCAATATTTACAGAGTCTAATATTTTATCAACATCAAAAAATTCGGCTTTTTTAAATAAAAAATTATATGGCAAAGTATATGGTATTATTGCGAAAAACAAATTAGCAATTAATTAA
- the bglX gene encoding beta-glucosidase BglX, producing MKKLLFFAVLTFFISCKNTSAQKENLSEIDQKVADLLAKMTLEEKVGQMNQYNGFWNVTGPAPEGGNAEKKYEDLRKGYVGSMLNVRGVENVRAVQKIVVEESRLGIPLIIGSDVIHGYKTLAPIPLAEAASWDLEAIKTSSGVAAAEAAATGVNWTFAPNVDIGRDARWGRVMEGAGEDPYLGAKIATARVTGFQGDDLSAVNTIAACAKHFAAYGFSESGKEYNTVDIGTSTLYNMVLPPFKAASDAGVKTFMNSFNELNGIPATADKFLQRDILKGKWGFEGFVISDWASIGELVVWGHAADLKDAAKKAVTAGSDMDMEANAYIDHLVQLVKGGEIDESLIDDAVSRILKVKYELGLFDDPYKYCDAEREKTVIGSKAHNDAVLDMAKKSIVLLKNENNLLPLKKEGQKIGLIGALANDKNSPLGSWRIGSDDNTAVSVLEGMQAYKGNKLTYAKGADVALGDTQFINEVIINKTDKSGFSDALKVAKNADVVVMVLGEHGFQTGEGRSRTDLQLPGVQQELLEAVYKVNPNIVLVLNNGRPLAISWAAENIPTIVEAWHLGTQTGNAVAQVLYGDYNPSGKLPMSFPRNVGQVPIYYNYKNTGRPDPYPDNAQMVFWSHFTDVEKTPLFPFGHGLSYTEFAYSNLKVDDSSNASNPKINVSVNVTNTGKVDGKEVVQLYIRDLVGSVTRPVKELKGFELISLKAGESKTINFTLDKETLGFYNNNGEFIIEQGDFKVFVGGSSNTSLESDFKLN from the coding sequence ATGAAAAAACTACTGTTTTTCGCTGTTCTTACATTTTTTATTTCATGTAAAAACACATCTGCACAAAAAGAAAATTTATCTGAAATTGACCAAAAAGTTGCTGACTTACTAGCCAAAATGACTTTAGAAGAAAAAGTTGGTCAAATGAATCAATACAACGGATTTTGGAATGTTACAGGTCCTGCACCAGAAGGTGGAAATGCTGAAAAAAAATACGAAGATTTAAGAAAAGGATATGTTGGCTCTATGCTTAATGTTCGTGGTGTTGAAAATGTACGCGCTGTACAAAAAATTGTTGTTGAAGAATCTCGCTTAGGCATACCCTTAATTATTGGTTCTGATGTTATTCACGGTTATAAAACACTGGCTCCTATTCCACTTGCAGAAGCAGCAAGTTGGGATTTAGAAGCAATTAAAACATCATCTGGTGTTGCTGCTGCTGAGGCTGCTGCAACAGGTGTAAACTGGACATTTGCTCCAAATGTTGATATTGGTAGAGATGCACGTTGGGGACGAGTTATGGAAGGTGCTGGAGAAGATCCTTATTTAGGAGCAAAAATTGCAACTGCACGTGTCACTGGATTTCAAGGTGATGATTTATCGGCTGTTAATACAATCGCTGCTTGTGCAAAACACTTTGCTGCTTATGGTTTCTCTGAATCTGGGAAAGAATATAATACTGTTGATATAGGAACTTCTACTTTATACAACATGGTTTTACCTCCGTTTAAAGCCGCTTCTGATGCTGGAGTAAAAACGTTTATGAATTCTTTTAACGAGTTAAACGGTATTCCTGCAACTGCAGATAAATTTTTACAAAGAGATATTTTAAAAGGAAAATGGGGATTTGAAGGTTTTGTAATCTCAGATTGGGCATCTATTGGTGAGTTAGTTGTTTGGGGACACGCTGCAGATTTAAAAGATGCTGCTAAAAAAGCAGTAACTGCAGGGTCAGACATGGACATGGAAGCAAATGCATATATAGATCATTTAGTACAATTGGTAAAAGGTGGCGAAATTGATGAGTCATTAATTGACGATGCTGTAAGCAGAATTTTAAAAGTGAAATATGAATTAGGTTTATTTGATGACCCTTATAAATACTGTGATGCTGAGCGTGAAAAAACTGTTATTGGAAGTAAAGCACATAATGATGCTGTTTTAGATATGGCTAAAAAATCAATTGTATTACTTAAAAACGAAAACAACTTATTACCTCTTAAAAAAGAAGGTCAAAAAATTGGATTGATTGGAGCATTAGCAAATGACAAAAACAGTCCTTTAGGAAGTTGGAGAATTGGTTCTGATGATAATACAGCCGTTTCAGTTTTAGAAGGAATGCAGGCATATAAGGGGAATAAATTAACGTATGCCAAAGGTGCAGATGTTGCTTTAGGTGATACTCAATTCATTAACGAAGTAATTATCAATAAAACTGATAAAAGTGGTTTTTCAGATGCATTAAAAGTTGCAAAAAACGCTGATGTAGTTGTCATGGTTTTAGGTGAGCATGGTTTCCAAACTGGTGAAGGACGTAGTAGAACAGACTTGCAACTTCCTGGTGTACAACAAGAATTATTAGAAGCGGTTTACAAAGTAAACCCAAATATTGTATTGGTATTAAATAACGGTCGTCCTTTAGCAATTTCTTGGGCTGCAGAAAACATACCTACAATTGTTGAAGCGTGGCACCTTGGAACTCAAACAGGAAATGCTGTTGCGCAAGTTTTATATGGTGATTACAATCCAAGCGGAAAATTACCGATGAGTTTCCCTAGGAATGTTGGGCAAGTACCAATTTATTATAATTATAAAAATACGGGAAGACCTGATCCATATCCAGACAATGCGCAAATGGTATTCTGGTCTCACTTTACAGATGTTGAAAAAACTCCATTATTTCCTTTCGGCCATGGGTTAAGCTATACTGAATTTGCTTATTCAAATTTAAAAGTAGATGATAGTTCTAATGCTTCAAACCCAAAAATAAATGTATCGGTAAATGTTACAAATACAGGAAAAGTTGACGGAAAAGAAGTGGTACAATTATACATTCGTGATTTAGTTGGAAGTGTTACAAGACCTGTAAAAGAATTAAAAGGATTTGAATTAATTAGTTTAAAAGCGGGAGAATCTAAAACAATCAACTTTACTTTAGACAAAGAGACTCTAGGATTTTACAACAATAATGGTGAATTTATTATTGAGCAAGGAGATTTTAAAGTATTTGTTGGAGGAAGTTCAAATACTTCTTTAGAATCTGATTTTAAATTAAACTAA